A stretch of Ectothiorhodospiraceae bacterium BW-2 DNA encodes these proteins:
- a CDS encoding thiamine pyrophosphate-binding protein, translating into MTDKAKLPVSHFIVRYMERLGIEAIFGMPGAHILPVYDALYESKIETVLAKHEQGAAFMAGGYSRASGRIGACITTAGPGATNLITGIANAYADKQPILVITGETSTHIFGKGGLQESSGEGGSIDQVTLFKGITRYNKIVERTDYLVNVLNQASQVLLSDTPGPVLLSLPFNIQRELIEESLLDQITTQRRHFSLYEESLPVKKLAQLLLQSRQTVIIAGFGALQAGARHTIEQLSQQLQIPVATTLKAKGVINETSSLSLGSLGVTSSGEAYRYICQQADTLLFLGASFNERTSYLWESELLDNRTLIQVDLDPNQLNKLFQADLAIQGDINKVIEGVLQQLPPQPQRTSATKAPAIATTRPDYALFQSGFSLIEHFFQQLAEHFPADIQVFDDNIIFAQNFFQVSSQNHYYPNSGISSLGHAIPAAIGARFVTERPTFAILGDGGFQMCCMELMTAVNYQKPLNVLVFNNGTMGLIRKNQHQHYQSRYINCDFINPDLRQLAAALGICYYLIETEADTEMLFERADLKGSINLIEMVIDKNLFPNYSSKR; encoded by the coding sequence ATGACAGATAAAGCCAAACTCCCCGTCAGTCACTTCATCGTCCGCTACATGGAGCGTTTGGGCATTGAGGCAATTTTTGGGATGCCCGGTGCCCATATTCTACCGGTCTATGACGCCCTCTATGAGTCTAAAATTGAGACCGTACTGGCCAAACATGAGCAGGGGGCTGCCTTTATGGCCGGTGGTTACAGTCGCGCCTCCGGTAGAATCGGTGCTTGCATTACCACCGCCGGCCCCGGTGCAACCAATCTAATTACCGGCATTGCCAATGCTTATGCTGATAAGCAGCCTATCTTGGTAATTACCGGAGAGACATCGACCCACATTTTCGGTAAAGGGGGACTACAGGAGAGCTCCGGTGAGGGCGGCAGTATCGATCAAGTCACGCTCTTTAAGGGCATTACCCGCTATAATAAGATCGTTGAACGCACCGATTATCTAGTTAATGTCCTCAACCAGGCCAGTCAGGTACTCCTCTCCGACACGCCCGGCCCAGTACTGCTCAGTCTGCCCTTTAATATTCAGCGCGAACTCATTGAGGAGTCACTTCTAGATCAGATCACCACTCAGCGACGCCACTTCTCCCTCTATGAGGAGTCGCTACCGGTAAAAAAATTAGCCCAACTGCTGCTACAGAGTCGCCAAACAGTGATCATCGCCGGCTTTGGTGCCCTACAGGCAGGTGCCCGTCACACCATTGAGCAACTGAGTCAACAGCTACAGATTCCGGTCGCCACAACGCTTAAGGCGAAAGGGGTTATTAACGAAACCTCTTCGCTATCCTTAGGCAGCTTAGGCGTCACCTCCAGCGGCGAAGCCTACCGCTATATCTGTCAACAGGCCGATACCCTGCTCTTTTTGGGGGCTAGCTTTAATGAACGCACTAGCTATCTCTGGGAGAGCGAACTACTCGATAACCGCACCCTCATTCAGGTCGATCTCGATCCGAACCAGCTCAATAAGCTATTTCAGGCCGATTTGGCAATTCAAGGCGATATTAATAAGGTCATAGAGGGGGTGTTGCAGCAGCTACCACCACAGCCACAACGCACAAGCGCCACTAAAGCGCCTGCTATCGCCACTACCCGCCCCGATTACGCCCTCTTTCAATCGGGCTTTTCACTCATTGAGCACTTTTTTCAGCAGCTAGCAGAGCACTTTCCGGCCGATATTCAGGTATTTGACGACAATATTATCTTTGCACAAAACTTTTTTCAGGTCTCAAGCCAAAACCACTACTACCCTAACTCTGGGATCTCCTCCCTTGGCCACGCCATACCCGCGGCGATTGGTGCCCGCTTTGTCACCGAGCGACCGACCTTTGCCATCTTAGGTGATGGCGGCTTTCAAATGTGCTGTATGGAGCTAATGACCGCCGTCAACTACCAAAAACCGCTTAATGTGCTGGTATTTAATAATGGCACCATGGGGTTGATTCGCAAAAATCAGCACCAACACTACCAGAGCCGTTACATTAACTGCGACTTTATCAACCCCGATCTGCGTCAACTGGCGGCCGCGTTGGGTATCTGCTACTATCTAATCGAGACTGAGGCCGATACTGAGATGCTGTTTGAGCGTGCCGATCTAAAAGGCTCCATTAACCTCATCGAAATGGTCATTGATAAAAACCTCTTTCCTAACTACTCATCAAAGCGTTAA
- a CDS encoding phosphate starvation-inducible protein PhoH has product MTETGWKKRIQFFGDQMVDIFHYFALFIIGATIIWSAAYEYVHIMQNGYAKLKDILLLFIYLELGAMVGIYFKTHRLPVQFLIYIAITALSRHLVIDVQQVSDPFHLYLLLSITASIVLLSFSVMALSYSSRRFGRPEDDIYDSEKRDE; this is encoded by the coding sequence ATGACTGAAACTGGCTGGAAGAAGCGAATACAATTTTTTGGCGACCAAATGGTCGATATTTTCCACTATTTTGCCCTGTTTATTATTGGTGCAACGATTATTTGGTCGGCGGCGTATGAGTATGTTCACATCATGCAAAATGGGTATGCCAAGTTAAAAGACATTCTACTGCTGTTTATCTATCTTGAACTGGGGGCGATGGTTGGGATCTACTTTAAAACCCACCGACTACCGGTGCAGTTTCTAATCTATATCGCCATTACTGCCCTCTCGCGACATTTAGTTATCGATGTACAACAGGTCTCCGATCCATTTCACCTCTATCTACTGTTAAGCATTACCGCCTCGATTGTGCTATTAAGTTTTTCTGTGATGGCGCTTAGCTACTCTAGTCGTCGATTTGGGCGGCCAGAGGATGATATTTACGACTCAGAAAAGCGGGACGAATAG
- a CDS encoding 4-hydroxy-tetrahydrodipicolinate reductase, whose product MLTIGVTGAAGRMGRRIIEAVTSSADTTLGAAIERPDSTLIGADAGELAGVGTNHIPLVASLEAVADRVDIVIEFTLPEPTLSNLALCRRLGKPMVIGTTGFSEAQKRELEAAATDIPLLVAPNMSVGVNLTLKLLELTAAIFNEDVDIEIIEAHHRHKVDAPSGTALRMGEVIAHTLGRDLQQCAVYGREGRTGERALHTIGFETIRAGDIVGEHTALFATEGERLEISHKASSRMTFARGAIRAARWLSTQPTGLYDMQDVLNLRRVE is encoded by the coding sequence ATGCTAACAATTGGAGTCACCGGCGCCGCCGGCAGAATGGGGCGACGAATTATCGAAGCTGTTACGAGTAGCGCAGACACCACCCTCGGTGCCGCCATTGAGCGCCCCGACTCCACACTCATTGGCGCCGATGCCGGTGAGTTAGCGGGTGTGGGGACGAACCATATCCCACTAGTCGCCTCGTTAGAAGCGGTTGCCGACCGAGTCGATATCGTGATTGAGTTTACCCTACCCGAACCGACACTCAGCAATTTAGCTCTCTGCCGCCGCCTCGGCAAACCGATGGTTATCGGCACAACCGGCTTCTCTGAGGCACAAAAGAGGGAGTTAGAGGCAGCAGCGACAGATATTCCGCTCCTCGTCGCCCCCAATATGAGCGTAGGGGTCAACCTAACCCTCAAGCTGTTAGAGCTCACGGCGGCTATCTTTAACGAAGATGTCGATATCGAGATCATTGAGGCACACCACCGCCATAAAGTTGACGCCCCCTCCGGCACCGCACTGCGAATGGGCGAGGTGATTGCCCACACCCTCGGGCGCGATCTACAGCAGTGTGCTGTCTATGGCCGCGAAGGGCGCACCGGTGAGAGAGCTTTGCACACCATCGGTTTTGAGACCATTCGCGCCGGTGATATTGTCGGCGAACATACCGCCCTATTTGCAACAGAGGGGGAGCGTCTTGAGATTAGCCACAAAGCCTCTAGCCGCATGACCTTTGCCCGTGGCGCTATTCGCGCTGCTCGCTGGCTCAGTACGCAGCCGACAGGACTATACGATATGCAAGATGTCCTCAACTTGCGTCGAGTGGAATAA
- a CDS encoding molecular chaperone DnaJ codes for MLTPLMLPRLSMPFINLVAPTIEQPSDIAPLLQPLDDFLQQHPEGVDELTLIRHLQQQQLLPQQSLSDQYSLFQIHFLLFHALYLLRNRLRSAQQGEITIHALKIQRLDYQPQSPGLISPDPLADYYLDLSQLQQTGREDVIAMLTQFWHQLGTSPQQRDTDYQQALATLNADETMSLSDIKRHYRKQVMQHHPDRGGETTALQHLNHAMKIVNRYHR; via the coding sequence ATGTTAACCCCGCTCATGCTGCCGCGTTTATCGATGCCGTTCATCAACTTAGTCGCCCCTACCATCGAGCAACCTAGTGACATTGCCCCGCTGCTGCAACCACTCGACGACTTTTTACAGCAACACCCCGAGGGGGTCGATGAGTTAACCCTTATTCGACACCTACAGCAGCAGCAGCTCTTACCGCAACAGTCGCTAAGTGATCAATACTCGCTATTCCAGATCCACTTTCTCCTGTTTCACGCCCTCTATCTGCTGCGAAATCGGCTCCGCTCAGCGCAGCAGGGCGAGATTACCATCCATGCCCTAAAGATTCAGCGCCTCGACTACCAACCCCAAAGCCCCGGCCTGATCTCTCCCGATCCCCTAGCGGACTACTATCTTGATCTTAGCCAGCTGCAGCAGACCGGTCGTGAGGATGTTATCGCGATGCTAACGCAGTTCTGGCATCAGCTCGGCACCTCGCCTCAACAGCGCGATACTGACTATCAGCAGGCGCTAGCCACACTCAATGCCGATGAGACGATGTCACTAAGCGACATTAAGCGCCACTATCGAAAACAGGTCATGCAGCACCACCCCGACAGAGGCGGTGAGACAACCGCCCTTCAGCACCTAAACCACGCCATGAAGATAGTTAACCGCTACCATAGATAA
- a CDS encoding uroporphyrinogen decarboxylase, whose amino-acid sequence MAQLLNDTFIKALLRQPVDYTPVWMMRQAGRYLPEYRATRAKAGSFLDLCQNPDYACEVTLQPLERFPLDAAILFSDILTVPDAMGLKLRFAEGEGPVFDAPVRTEADVKRLPIPDPHAELNYVMRAVSTIRQALNNSLPLIGFAGSPWTLATYMVEGGTSKEYAHVKGMLFDRPDLMHHLLAVTAEAVTRYLNAQIAAGANAVMIFDTWGGLLTPRDYQQFSLHYMQQIVAELTREVEGEPIPIILFTKGGGQWLELLADSGADALGVDWTTELSSARARVGQKVALQGNMDPTVLYASPERIREEVATILASYGHGSGHIFNLGHGIHQHVNPAHAAAFIDAVHQLSRPYHRAT is encoded by the coding sequence ATGGCACAACTGCTTAATGACACCTTTATCAAAGCCCTACTAAGGCAACCGGTTGACTACACCCCCGTCTGGATGATGCGCCAGGCGGGGCGCTATCTGCCGGAGTATCGTGCGACCCGCGCTAAAGCGGGTAGCTTTCTCGATTTATGTCAAAACCCTGACTACGCCTGCGAAGTCACCCTACAGCCGCTAGAGCGCTTTCCGCTTGATGCGGCGATCCTCTTCTCCGACATCTTGACCGTTCCCGACGCGATGGGATTGAAACTGCGCTTTGCCGAAGGCGAAGGGCCCGTTTTTGACGCCCCAGTCCGTACCGAGGCCGATGTCAAACGGCTACCGATCCCCGACCCCCACGCCGAACTCAACTATGTGATGCGGGCGGTCAGCACCATTCGCCAAGCGCTCAACAATAGTCTCCCCCTTATCGGCTTCGCCGGCAGCCCTTGGACGCTGGCGACCTACATGGTTGAGGGAGGCACCTCGAAAGAGTATGCCCATGTGAAAGGGATGCTATTTGACCGTCCCGATCTGATGCACCACCTACTGGCGGTCACCGCCGAAGCCGTCACCCGCTACCTGAACGCCCAAATTGCCGCTGGAGCGAACGCGGTAATGATTTTCGATACCTGGGGCGGCCTACTCACACCTAGAGACTACCAGCAGTTTTCGCTCCACTATATGCAGCAAATTGTGGCCGAACTAACCCGCGAAGTCGAAGGTGAACCGATTCCGATCATTCTGTTTACCAAAGGGGGCGGACAGTGGCTAGAGCTATTGGCCGACAGCGGTGCCGACGCCTTAGGCGTCGATTGGACGACCGAATTAAGCAGCGCTAGAGCCAGAGTGGGCCAAAAGGTCGCCCTACAGGGTAATATGGATCCCACCGTACTCTACGCCTCGCCAGAGAGAATTAGAGAGGAGGTCGCCACCATTCTCGCTAGCTACGGCCACGGCAGTGGCCATATCTTTAACCTCGGCCACGGCATCCATCAGCATGTTAACCCCGCTCATGCTGCCGCGTTTATCGATGCCGTTCATCAACTTAGTCGCCCCTACCATCGAGCAACCTAG
- a CDS encoding FAD-dependent oxidoreductase: protein MSVSKSNALQFLDIGRVDPAKKAVDSRIQEYAEIYGDFDQKTAASQAGRCLHCGNPYCEWKCPVHNYIPNWLQLINEGNIDRAVELSHQTNSLPEITGRVCPQDRLCEGSCTLNDGLGAVTIGTIERYISDTAFANGWQPDLSQVEPSGKRVAVIGAGPAGLSCADVLARHGVKVTVFDRHPEIGGLLFFGIPEFKLEKSVVRRRRQIFEQMGIEFELGITIGEDRELQQLLDSYDAIFMAMGTYTYMKARIAGEELPGVYPALDFLIANVKHCHHLERSGDRFIDMAGKRVVVLGGGDTAMDCNRTSIRQGAASVTCAYRRDEANMPGSRKEVANAKEEGVTFLWNRQQVEIIGSDKVEGIKLITTELGEADERGRRRPVPIEGSEEIIPADAVIIAFGFQPSPAPWLAQYGVTTDERGRVIAPADSAYRYQTANPKIFAGGDMVRGSDLVVTAIWEGRQAAEGIVDYLQI, encoded by the coding sequence ATCAGCGTGAGTAAAAGTAACGCCCTGCAATTTCTCGATATCGGTCGAGTCGATCCGGCCAAAAAAGCGGTCGATAGTCGTATTCAGGAGTATGCCGAAATCTACGGCGATTTTGATCAAAAGACCGCAGCCAGTCAAGCGGGTCGCTGCCTCCACTGCGGCAACCCCTACTGTGAGTGGAAGTGTCCGGTACACAACTACATCCCTAACTGGCTACAGCTCATTAATGAGGGCAATATCGATCGAGCAGTCGAGCTCTCCCACCAGACCAACTCCCTACCGGAGATAACTGGCCGAGTCTGCCCCCAAGATCGACTCTGCGAGGGGAGCTGCACCCTCAATGACGGCCTCGGTGCGGTCACCATCGGTACTATTGAGCGCTATATCTCCGATACCGCCTTTGCCAATGGCTGGCAGCCGGACTTAAGCCAAGTGGAGCCGAGCGGCAAAAGGGTGGCGGTCATTGGTGCCGGCCCAGCCGGTCTCTCCTGCGCCGATGTGTTAGCCCGTCACGGTGTGAAGGTGACCGTCTTTGATCGCCACCCCGAAATTGGTGGACTACTCTTCTTCGGCATCCCCGAATTTAAGCTCGAAAAGTCGGTCGTGCGTCGCCGACGGCAGATATTTGAGCAGATGGGCATTGAGTTTGAGTTAGGGATCACCATCGGTGAGGATAGAGAGCTACAGCAGCTACTCGACAGCTACGATGCCATCTTTATGGCCATGGGCACCTACACCTACATGAAGGCTCGTATCGCTGGCGAAGAGCTCCCTGGTGTCTATCCGGCACTCGACTTCCTGATCGCTAATGTTAAACACTGCCACCACTTAGAGCGCTCTGGTGATCGATTTATCGATATGGCCGGTAAGCGGGTCGTCGTCCTAGGTGGCGGCGATACCGCCATGGACTGCAATCGCACCTCAATTCGACAGGGAGCCGCCTCGGTCACCTGCGCCTACCGCCGCGACGAAGCGAATATGCCCGGTTCGCGCAAAGAGGTCGCTAACGCCAAAGAGGAGGGGGTTACCTTTCTCTGGAATCGGCAGCAGGTCGAAATTATCGGCAGTGACAAAGTCGAGGGGATAAAGCTGATCACCACCGAACTCGGCGAGGCCGATGAGCGTGGTCGGCGCCGTCCGGTACCGATTGAGGGCTCTGAGGAGATTATCCCCGCCGATGCGGTGATTATCGCCTTCGGCTTTCAACCGAGCCCCGCCCCCTGGTTGGCGCAGTACGGCGTCACTACCGATGAGCGCGGGCGGGTGATCGCCCCAGCCGACTCAGCATATCGATATCAGACCGCTAATCCGAAAATCTTTGCCGGTGGCGACATGGTACGCGGCTCCGATCTAGTCGTCACCGCCATTTGGGAGGGCCGCCAAGCAGCCGAAGGGATCGTGGACTATCTCCAAATTTAA